From Leptodactylus fuscus isolate aLepFus1 chromosome 11, aLepFus1.hap2, whole genome shotgun sequence, one genomic window encodes:
- the RBM18 gene encoding putative RNA-binding protein 18 produces the protein MEEELKSLPLENASILSEGSLQDGHRLWIGNLDPKITEYHLLKLLQKFGKVKQFDFLFHKSGPLEGQPRGYCFVNFETKLEAEKAIQCLNGKMALSKKLVVRWAHAQIKRYDNYKSEKVLPISLEPSSSTEPTQSTLSVNAKIKAIEAKLKMMAENPDHDLPGQPSYTYFKASEKKRSTPYSRTSWKTKR, from the exons ATGGAGGAAGAATTAAAATCCTTGCCGCTGGAGAACGCATCAATCCTGTCCGAGGGGTCACTTCAGGATGGACATCGCTTATGGATCGGGAATCTGGACCCTAAAATCACTGA GTATCATCTGTTAAAATTGCTACAGAAATTTGGCAAAGTGAAGCAGTTTGATTTCCTGTTTCACAAATCTGGACCACTAGAAGGGCAACCTCGGGGCTACTGTTTTGTGAATTTCGAGACAAAACTG GAAGCCGAAAAGGCTATTCAGTGCCTCAATGGGAAGATGGCCCTGTCGAAGAAACTGGTTGTGAGATGGGCACATGCGCAAATTAAG AGATATGATAACTACAAGAGTGAGAAAGTCTTGCCCATCAGTTTGGAGCCGTCTTCAAGCACAGAACCAACTCAGTCCACTTTAAG TGTGAATGCTAAGATCAAAGCAATCGAAGCAAAACTGAAGATGATGGCTGAGAATCCCGACCACGACTTACCTGGGCAGCCATCTTATACTTATTTTAAGGCTTCTGAGAAGAAAAGGAGCACACCCTATTCCAGAACTTCATGGAAAACTAAGAGATGA
- the MRRF gene encoding ribosome-recycling factor, mitochondrial, producing the protein MALTCVGRLHPVLRQLRSAAIPSVWKAALVVPQQGHHLTLVSRPLATKSSKGKVKGQARVNINAALVEDIINLKDVEQDMKNAVDSLKEDFNKNLSIRTSPGAFDHIIVKTKDGKFPLSHLGQITLKSPRLFVINMASFPESADAVVTALRQSQMNLNPELDGTIIRLPVPPVTREHRENLTKLAKQLTNKAKDSVRKIRSTAVQDVKKFKSTVSEDTIKLIEKQIQQMADDISAEMDKQLASKTKELLE; encoded by the exons ATGGCATTGACGTGTGTAGGAAGGCTGCACCCCGTCCTGCGTCAGCTGAGGAGTGCTGCCATACCATCAGTATGGAAAGCAGCGCTGGTTGTCCCACAGCAGGGTCATCACCTGACTCTTGTTAGCAGACCCCTTGCTACAAAAAGCAGCAAAG GAAAAGTGAAAGGACAAGCCAGAGTCAATATAAATGCTGCTTTAGTGGAAGACATTATCAACCTGAAAGATGTGGAACAAGATATGAAGAACGCAGTGGACAGCCTTAAGGAAGATTTCAACAAAAACCTATCAATCAGAACATCTCCAG GTGCATTTGATCATATAATCGTAAAGACAAAAGATGGAAAATTCCCCTTAAGCCATTTAGGGCAAATCACCCTGAAGTCTCCCCGACTATTTGTCATCAACATGGCAAGCTTTCCCGAG AGTGCTGACGCAGTGGTGACTGCTCTAAGACAAAGTCAAATGAACCTGAACCCAGAACTAGATGGGACAATAATCCGTTTACCAGTCCCTCC GGTAACTCGAGAGCATCGGGAGAATTTGACAAAACTGGCCAAACAGCTGACAAACAAAGCAAAGGATTCTGTGAGAAAGATCCGCAGCACAGCTGTCCAGGATGTCAAGAAATTTAAGTCTACAGTTTCTGAAGACACAATAAAATTGATAGAGAAACAG ATCCAGCAGATGGCAGATGACATATCAGCAGAAATGGACAAACAACTCGCATCAAAGACCAAGGAGCTTTTGGAGTAG